The genomic region AACACAGTGTCGTGGACCGTACGTACGCCTGCAATGGGTACGTGATATCTATGAGCGGCGATGCCAGGCAGGACATTGGAAACCCGCGGCTCGCGtgtttcttcttcatcttctggaTTGCACTCTTTTCGCTAACAAAAGTGTAACCAATGTTCATGTTGTGTTTTTGGAGGCCCTTCGTGATCTCAGTCAGGCTGGGAGGTACGCATGGGGAGTAGTTGTGTTGGTGCATATGTACGACCACCTGAATGATGCTTCTATCAGCACCAGCTGACAGCTTAGTGGTTACATCACGCTGTTGCAAGTAACAAACATGTTTTTGATTCGTTGAGGTTAAACAATGTTTagcttgaaatttttttagactttcattattaatttttatgattttcatgtTACCTCTGTAGTACTGGATATACGAGCACTTTCCCTCAGTCGCGGAGTCCACTGTTGATCCAGACTACGACGAGGATTCACCGCGTGCTTGTAGGTGGATTGCTACAAAGAAGACTGTGAAGAGCATACGTACACCGACGTACAGGGAGCACCTGGATCGACTCTGGATTTTGGATGTCCGTTGGATCCCATATGGGGAGCACCGACCAGTCCGAGACTTCCATATGATTCCATGCTATTTCGGTCTGCTGCGCTGGGGGCCAGTTGTTGTGTATTACTGACCAGAAAGGGTCATGCGACAGTTTGGATACACCCATACCATTCCTACTCCGCCTGCCGATTCATGGGTgtcatttgatgatatacatGAAAAGTGGATGCACTATTCGGACCATATGGATGCAGCAGGTGACAATTGCGTTGTGCCAGGGCAGTGTGCCAGCGACTACATGGACTGGTTCTTCCGCATTTTGCATCCATTCATGACATCGGGCTAGCCATTAGATCCTCGGGCAGATGGTCATGCTACGCAGCCCAGAGTTGCCACTCAGGATCCAGACACAAATATCCTTCCGGTCACGGAGCCAGCAGCACCATTGACATCTGCAAGGTCCGATGTGGCCGAGCcgagacatgcagtggtaagtgtTGCTAATAATTTACGTCATTTACGGCAATTTTTGCATAATAATTTgtctaatttgtttgttttgtatttaacaGGAAGCTTGCCATCCGATTGCGGAGAGCTTGGAGAGCCATCTCAACCTAGGGATGGTCACGCCAGGCACATCGACACATGAGCTGATCGAAGAATGCCTCAAGATTGCCAGGAGTGTCACACAAGACTAGCTAGTATATGTTAGGTCTCGACGCAGGCGACGCACGAATCAGTCGTAGTTTATTTACACATTTTATATTGAAATTCGATGTATATGTTAGGATTTCCTAATCTAGCTTAATGGATGATATTAGGATtgcttattaaataattttttgaaaagtgtttttgtaaatatgttttaaaatttaattatcgcTATACTAGGTATAATTATAAGCACCTGGTTGATGTCGTCTAGATGATCGATCCAATCATGAATCATAAACTGAATCCAAGGGCtcgacaaaataaattaataacaaatcaaACTAATGATAGGCTCATCAACTGAAATAGTCAAAATTAAGCTCAACTAGTagtaataattttaatgtttataattagtttttttcatcttaattaatatttgtgtgAATTTGTTCATTAAAGATTAACCTTTACTGGAGAACTTTACTAATCATCTTAAGTAGGATTTCttcatttaatcatattttttcattcaaaatatttagaTCCAAGATTTTGCTTAAggaaatcaaacataattagTAATAATTAAAGATCTTAACTCATTGGGAGCAACAAAAGTAGTTAGTAgctattattattgaaaaaaccataaaatgttttatttaaatgaaatacttgaaaaaaaaaagaacaaatcgAGGAGTGgaagatataaatataataaactagAGAGGGTAAAATACAAACACTTATTTCCCAAAATATAGTCTCAACCAATCACTGGGCACACTGGTGACAACCCCAGTACCCTTATCCATCAAAATAGACAACATGGGAAGCACATAAATGACCTCACTGAAGGAAAGTGGAGACTTCAATGGAAGTCCAATCAAGTCACGACCAGTGAGCTCAAGCAAGCAAGATGGTTTCTCCGGAATCCGTGAGCAGTTCTGGTAGGCAAGATTAAGCGTAGCTCGGTGAGCAAGAACAAGCACCTCACTGTCATTGATTTCAAAAGCCCCATACTTCCCATCCGGCAACACCCAAGCATTGGTTTGACCATACATTGTCTCAGCTGTCAAAGTTGCAGTAACAAGAAACACCTTCTTTCCCTCCAACACCTTAAATTTTTCAGGAAAAGGAGCAATCAACTCCATCTTAATAATAGTGTACTCTTGAGGCTGAACTCCCTCACCACTAGCCCTATCATGATCAACACGAGGTTGACCATCCAATGGAGAAAAAATAGTATACCTCAGGAGGAGCAGCCTTTGACTTTttacttttgaatttattaGGAGGAGCAGACGGTCACGACGCGTGAAGCTCTTATTGCCACCCTCGCTCGCCATGTCTGAGAGGTGGCGGAAGCTGCGGTTAAATTAAAGGGTTTCAGAttggaaaacagaaaatggAGAGACTTGGATAAAGGTTGAAGGTGTAAAAAGCTTTTAATTACCTGTCTGGTGCTGAAGTTTGAAAATGGAGGCAAGACTGCGTGCGACAAAGCAACATGCAGAGAAAAAAACCAGGCGCGGGATAGAGATCAAGAGCAAgggttttttttgttaatttattatgcaaataaaagatatttctattttttaaaaaaatttaaatttttttctattgatatCAACTTTTTTCTACTCAATTTACATAtcaacttatttaattattaatatatatagttaCCCCAAATTAAATTATCTTCGAATATacattcttttgtcattttttgtttccttgatcGCCTTCTATTATCCAACTCTCTTTGAATTATAAACTAGAGAGGGTAAAATACAAACACTTCTGTacaattaattgttattttttgtttgttgtagttgttttttttatatttaaaataaatttgcaaCACCGACAAGTTGTCTTCCATttccagaaaaacaaaaaaagaacaatTATGCGATACATTAATTCAAACAgtacattaacttcaacatagtcGAACGAAATTAAATTTGCATCAAATACTAGGACTAACTCATGCTAATTTTGCGACAAGGACAACTCGTCTTCCATTTCCATTACAGGTTTActgaaaacaactaaaatttatattgacccaatctttttccagtagttaTACTCAATTAACACCTTCATCACGTCATTGTTGGTTTTGAGTTCAATTATTTCGAATTTGATAACTTTTTTCTGAGTACTCATGGTGGCTTGGTTGTCTaaaaaacaatcgtcttaccgtttgtgTTTCGTGAATACCATAAGGGGTAATCTCATGAGgcgcaacttgcttgatcaaatccttcagttcatccatggtacatccgaaaggaatgtcaaactttttgggattttttcctgtgaacgagtaaccaacaaactcattttggcgtgacatgttccatctcccattgtaatatagcagggcatcatgagtaggggtcatagtgGCTTGAAGTAAGTTTAAAATACCATCTGGTGTTCTAGCAATGgtacataataactcaattggaccaacaaacgaaaattgatgattacacattaacattgtgttaacattagcatcatttttcagttgcatacattgaaaccaaaattgattacctgcatatgtgaaaggcttccggtagtaaatttcatccaaaaattgattGTCTGTTAGcttaagggtattgtgtattttgGTTTTTAACACTTCAAAATCACAACCATTAGGTATTCGAATAGGAACTGGAGTGGAAGCTTGAAAACAAACATCACTGTCATTGTGAACaatggatccatttggaaaaataaagcCTAATGTGGAGTTCACAATTGTCTGACTGCTTGTCTCTCCCAAAAATGCCATAGTTTTTTGTAAGAGTTGGGTTACGACTGAAACTTGTGGTTTTTTACAGTGTTAGGTGGTGTCATAATATAGATGAGTTTTAATATCAatgttgtatttttaaaaaattaaaaatatgcatGCACATGCTTTTTGTATGTGTTGTCAACTACACCAATGACGTGACACGCTTTACCTTGCATCAGATCTGCATGTGTAGTCATGCTGTGCAAGGTCCTATCACGCGCTTTATGTTAACGCAGACaataatttatcatacataCTTTTTCACAATGTGTTGTCAACTCAAACAATGATATATCATACATgcttttttagaattaagtaataattttgttttggatGTAACAAATATACAAAGACACATAAATGTAATGTGAAAATCCAATTCAAAACGatcaatcattataaattacatgttcaatcatcatttatgtcaacatagtcTCTGTTGAACATCACGAAGCTCTTGTGATGCTGCATTCTGCTAATATATAGAGTTGGCCACGGCTTCACCTGAGGATGACAATtgctagaccataacaatgctaCAGGCAGTAAAGgacaatgttcttttaaataaacctaTTGTACATGCGAAAAAAGTGTTAACTCATTCCTACAAAACTCattgcataaatataaaaaaacacttcatatctacaatgtacctcaataaaatgattgtcatacacatgACCAATACAAATTATACGATGCAATGAAGAATTTGCCAGCGTTTGACTTCtaaaaggaaagaatgtcatgctttgttgtttagGTAAGGATACAACGATTACATTATatcttgatgcaatgacatgtcccatgtccgttatatccatccacttataTGTAGTCACCTAAATGAAACAATTATACACGTCAAACTTAATTGTAAAGTTAACatccttaattcctcaaatctctctgtgccaccaAAGAGTTGGGTATAGTCTTCTGAGAATTTCCCAAGTTCTTTAAGAAGATGGTAGCGGACCACCGACCAAGagtcttcacccatacctaataaatcGGAAAccgaccgatatccacagttaccatcagctttgacatcaacaatctTATCAATGAAGTTGTGCATAAATGGTTGAAACTGATCCAACATGGGCATCGTCGTTCTTCAATTCGGTTGCTTAAAGGATGATGTAGTACGCCTCACCGACGAATTGCTATTTTGCATAGATTCAAAGGAATCTACATATTCCCAGTAAGATGGATCGCGCTTTATTGACCTTGGGTTCTTGCTCATAGGTTTCTTCGATGCCCCCTTTGTGTTAACCTTTGCTGGAGGAGGAcatattgaattctgatcagggtatgcaatttcccAAAGTTTAGTCTTCAGAGTAAACTTGCCACAAACATCTAGTTCTTCAAATCTTTTGGATATTGTTTCTATTTCTGCCTTGATACTCACTTCGAGCTtagataacccttggtctgaaaaacttagtctcctccaaaacatatggattgaatccaGTGAGATGCAACCAccaacatatttggatagctcacaAGCACAAAGAAGATCAAGTGTGGTTCTCACCACACAACCACAACTTGAGGGATTTTTGCCAGCATAGTCAACACGCTCTATTTcagcagcaatctgatttaaaacataccttgaaaccattccaagaagcctcctgtataaggtttttttgaagacatgtccaacgacatgtgtacttgtttcaaatgatgctATAATCTTTGTGTGCTGCAACgtaatcatgttgttcatggcatcccacacactgcataagtctccaaggctatttgttaacaatatttttaaagacgagtgagcagattcaaccctatatttcaaatatacaaataaaaataaacatatacaataataCAATTCCATCAATTCATCAACGTTAATATAAATAGTTGAACAAtttcatacctgtttgttgttgtgtttcctaagtgcatcacaTTATTAGTCTAGGCgaaaacaaatttttccttgtgtggtattatccatgtttctttgacatagtcaacaaacattggccaaggtgAGCAAGCCATTTCAAACTTCTTCAGGTATTCATCAAACTATTGTTCTGAAGGACAATCAGTCAGACATCCCCAGCAatccatgacataatcccaagcatttttttgcccaattagtgatttacatttggccttcacattcttgtttatgtgaaagcTACACAACAAATTTGCACAATCAGGGAATACAACCGTCattgcattcatcaatgcttggtctctgtcagtgacaataactccagggagggcatcatgctttaaaaaaaaggtCTCGGAAGCGTTGTAAAGCCCAAACCAAATTATTAACGCGTTCACACTCCACATATGCAAAAccggcagagaatgtcatcccattcggtgtcaccccaacaaaatcgagCAGTGAGAGTCTGTACCGGTATGTTTTGTAGGTGTTGTCTATCAAAAACATCAAAGTACATGCGTTGACTAACTTCACTGcatcagggtgacaccaaaagatatcacgaaCCACATCTTCATCTTTTATTCTGTGCTAATGAATATACTGATCACGTTCAAGAAAGttcattagatgttgcatttcaagatcgcttcctcttatggaagaacggaATGCACTTCTTGTATTGTATATCTGTTTAATGGTCGTACAACTATTAGCATTGTGTTCCTTTAGAGTTAGcagaatgtttcttggtttcaccatggactttgtcatatcaacaataagtgttttttcagctttagtcaatcgccctacatatggatgtccaactaatgacttggccaattcatgattatgcactccacaaatcaacttcaccatcctgCCTTCTCCTCCAACCATTGGCTTGGAACaaagcttgaagggacacccacattttctAGTCCTAGTGTCTCTTCTGATaaattctttcttcctacacctatactcgtcactcctttcacaaccaattaacacaaacgaagtccttcctctactacctGTGTTTGTGTCCAACCTTATAATCATCGCCACAAATCCGTTTTCATGAGCAACGGATCGAGCCCACTACAAAACATCCTCTCAACTGTCAAACACCTACAAAGTAATccacataatttaagttttctacCAGTATTCATTTTACTAAATCTCTCACAAACATGAACATTAtaacctgagaagtattgaacgcatcggaacaatcaacatgtggttcattcgcaCCACATGCTTCTTCATTTTGATAATCCATATCCGCTTCTTAAGACATTATACTTTCATAGATCCACTCATCTTCGTCCATCTAAccaactcaaataaaaaaatgaccatacaaacaaattaataattaaaaaaacataaaattttaaaaaaatttactcttacggatcaagttgatccataagtcacttacggatcaacttgatccgtaagtgacttttaagtgattacgaatcaacttgatccgtaagtgacTTACGCATCAACTTGATAAGTAagtgacttacggatcaacttgatccgtaagtgacttccggatcaagttgatccgtaagtgacttccggatcaagttgatccgtaactcactttcggatcaacttgatcagtAACTGAACAGTACGTCCCCGACAGAGGCACCACCTTCTGCGTACCTCGTATATTGCCGACGATCACCGCAACACTCAACACCggtaccttcaccttcaccgcACCTAACCCTTCACAACGAACCCACGAATCAGAGACAATGTCGCACGAAAAACACAAAACGAGAGAAACACAACCAACAAAAATGGTGTACAATGCATTTCCGGGAAAAAATAAACGTTAATAAAGAAGAAAGCAATCAGGGGCATTTTTgccatttaaaaatattgttgggtgcacctagtaACACTCCTCAACCACAATAGCTTGAAACCTAGATAGAAACCCAAATCAAACTCAGGCAAAATCAACGACAATAGCTTGAAACCCAGATAGAAACCCAAATCAAAATCCACACCAAAATTCATCATTGTTATAGAGAAGAGCACTTAAAAGCTTCTGGCGAGCCTCCCCCTCTCTCGCTCGCACTCCTCCTCCTCTGTGAACCCAAACCTCCGACGTTGTGGTCGCGCCTACACTCTATGGAGGTTAAAggctttaattttgtaaaagatGCACTAGAAGAGCAAGAAAAGGTCAATGTGAGCACATGTGTTAATCCTAATGATAACCCTGATGATAAGAAAAACAAGAAGAGGCGAGATTCTGGTGATTCTTCGAGCAAGACACacccaaaaagaaagaaactatcTACATTGTGATTCATTAGTTGCAACATAAGAGACATTAGTTTAGTCTGATTGAGTTATAGTTGCTGAAGACAATGAGTTGAACAATTAATGCAATAGGAACAATCTGTAAATATATCCTTCTATAGCTATTCACTGCTATGTTGATGATGCCAATAAAGTTTCTTAATGTACAACATTTGGGTTTAGCCTCAAGTGTGCTTTGTAGGAAGATAGCTTTCGGAAGCAAAACCTTTGCAATTCCATGAACAGAACAGAAGTCCTTTACCCGTTGGGTCTTGTTAGTGTTATCTTGTTCTGAGGATATTCTCAAATTCTCAAGATTCAGGCTTCTATGCCTGTAAATGGTTATTTAGTATATGCGTAGAAAGAAAATCCACATCGTGGCTGATCCATTAAAGGTTCAGAAGCATGGGAAAAGCTTGCACAAGTACCTTAATGGAGCAGCTTCATCACTAATTGTAGGGACctcaatatcattttttatttgttggctACATGTTTGTATTTGTTAGACTTGTGATGGGATATAAACTCGACTTGTACATGTGATTATAGATTCCTTGAACATAAACTAGCTAATTAAGTAATTATAATGTTGAATATAactttatattcattttaatgCTTAATATCCATTTTTGAATTTATTCTCCCTTTCTATTAAGTAACTAGATAGTATTACATAAATTTAGAGGGTGattgtctttaaaaaattatatataaaattatattatatttaatttttatattattaaaaaaaaattaaatcatcaaacgTTCACaatatagaaattaatttaacattctataaaagaaatatttaaaaccaagttaattgaattaattgaaaacaaatataaaattacttaaacgaTTAAAAGTTAGTATAATAGTATATTCatgttaatttatgttaaatttgatcatatatcacattcaatatttaataaaaaaatattcaagaatttttttaacattttttaaacaatgAAAATTAGTAACTATgaatttagttatttaatttcaaatattctcaatttaaattaaacatttataacatcttttaaaattttataatagttttcTATTAACTAAAATTACTTAATTCTAAATTACTAATTTACACAAAAATATTCTgagttttaaaatatgtatttataatagttttaaaattttaagaaagcatttataataatttttagataattgaaattttaatttgaatataattatttaattctaaCTATTTCTCAATTTTAAGGAAGCATTCacagtattttttaaaagtaacattTATCTATACATTcacttttataaatatataacagtatttttttaaagtaacatTTATCTATACATTCACTTTTATAAACATATAAACTGTTGAGTATGCATATTTGTGATTGCATAAAGTGAGGAAAAAAATCTCACaattttgatgaaaaaataataaaagttgtaaggattatttttaaaataatgtatgcAAAATGATGAtccacaaataaataaatttctcccTTTTAATGtcattgtaatattctaaaaaaacttgataaaattttataagcaCACTAAATCAACATGTTATCAAATAAAGATAAATCATGTGTGAGAataattaataagttatttattttgttaaacaatatatattagtagtgaattattttattttatttttatgagatatatttatacaaaagaaataatatttgataaagTGGATAGTGGTTGCAATATGTATATACAAAAAGTTGATAATGTCTTTcacatacattaaaaaattctattttattttattttttgtaaaaaattcaTTGTAAAGTAGTGATGGACCGTGCTCCACACACTATACAATACGTGTATATTAGAATATTTGAGTTTTTCCATAAAAAGTATATtgaaaatttcaacaaataataataataacaaaacacattcatttcttattttatttaatcacatatttattcaaattaatgtttaatattGCATAATATTTGCAATGTACATAacctctaaaaaaatttataatgattgtcatatacatgtatttttttctaaaaaaaattatagaaaattttcagacaaaataaaatagaaaattaaattataataaaataaaaattttataaataatcaaatgtaattttaaaatttgcgtctagttttttttatacataattatcataaatgcacatttattttttgttactatttttaatttacattaaTGATATATCAATATAGTaagcataaataaaaaatatttttctttcttttttaaactttgagaTAAAGTGGGATATCTTTTTATGATAGCTTGACATGTGTGCTGACAGACAACAATTGCGTTTTTATCATGTGCATCAAAAATGAAACTTGACTAATTATTATTGGGATTTAGGTATAACCATTAATGCTGAATTAACTTTATAAgtactattttatatatatcattaattaaaaattattaatttttttaattataaaaaattataaattaaaataaaacaatttaatatttaattttacatgcatttatttttattataaaattttattttgatataaattaataaattattgtatataattttttctttattttattataatttttagaaaacttacataaacaaatatatagattatttaaaaaattatgttatgtaATTTATACCAATCacgtaaatttaaaataacctaaaaaattaaaaattaaaaacttgttacttgtttataattaaaatattttttatcatttatatataaaaataaatttagataatatttataaattataaaaataatttatataaataatataaatattaatttatgtaattttcttgatttatataattgtaGGAAAAAACTTAttcatgaattaatttttaatagttaaaacaaaaatattaacatgtaagtttcctaaaaatttaaatattaaaattttatgaatttatataattagaataaaaataatttacatactaaaataaatttatgtaatttgtatattttagatattaattaatGCAGGTATATAGATTTATATAGTTAGAGTaaagataatttgtatattaaaatcaatttaaaaataatttatagaaataatttatatattaatttatgaaatataattataaattggtaaaattaaaatataaatatgtataatattcaaaataaaaatatacaaaatgatataaaataaaattaaaaatatttatatattaaaattatttttttaatttataattttttataatttgaaaaaaattaataactcttgACTAAGAAtacatagaaaataatatttataaagttaACTAATCAAAACAATAGCCTTTGAATAAGGAGTCATGAGTTTAACTTCGTGTCTCAACAAGAATTACATAAGAAGAAAGAtaagatagaaaataaaaaatagtttatatttaaaataataattttttgttaaaaataaataatttaatttcaatttttcacatTGTACTCTTATTGtatagtgtatttttttttatcacacctCCATAAAAAAgctcacctttatctttcatcaCATATAGTCATTCATGTTAgacatattttttcattatacAACTCAACACGTAATTCAAAaaggcaaataaaaaaaagcataaaaagaaaattgaaataataaaaaattaaattagatcaTACCTCTTCCAAATGTCCATAGGTGTCAATacctattaaataaaaatataacatgcataatatatcaacaaaaagaattatCAAAGTTAAAGGTGTCAAAACTCTTCACAAAGAAAATGacaatagaaatagaaaagacTCAAAATTccatagaattttaaatttattacataCCGATAAGTTTCTCTCATGTTTTCCTTTCAACATTTGAACTTTGGCAAACATTGAAAGGTGagccaaaataaatattatataatggaACATATGATATACGattgaaggaagaaatgaaaaagagaaagaaatatctAATAAGAAAATggacaaaataaatgaaaaataataatataaagaaaagataGACATGAACTTACCCGTGtattttcaaactgaattgaagctaatataaagaataaaaaatgctaGCAATTGATTattcaaccaaaaaataaagaaagtgaaaaaattgTGATACATACATAGGTTGGCAAAAATCTTCAAATGGTGCCTTTTTACAAACTAATTCCCCAAATGGGGTTCTTCTGAAAGTTATTCCTGGTAGGTGCAGTTTTTGTACGTGAACGCCATGCATGGCGCCACCACCATTGGCGTTTCCGCGTAGGAGCTGCCACGTGGAAAGGGACGCGCAAGTAGCAGCAACGCGTTGCCCTTCTGCTTACGTGGCGAGGGACGCGCAAGGTGCACTGGCACGTTGTGCATGGCAGAGTGAAGACGCCAGTCAAATTGACGTTTTAGCTTTGCAGAAGGACAGGGTGCACAGTGCTGCAGCAGTCTGCTGCAATAGCAGGAAGCAGGAAGGAAACGCCATTGGAGCCTGCGGGTTACGTTTGCAGGTGGAACGCGCCATCACGAGGAGCGCTTTGCTCCTTTTACATGCAGTTCTCGTGCACTGCATTGTGCTACCCGTTGTCCTCAGCCTTCTTCAAGCTTGCTTC from Glycine soja cultivar W05 chromosome 16, ASM419377v2, whole genome shotgun sequence harbors:
- the LOC114389797 gene encoding protein MAIN-LIKE 1-like; protein product: MAGGDVHDTRAYTLADTGAQAAEDEPEGFSSDPRDPSVLTEIASRPVPTIEGLVAGTGLSPLIAGSIDTSDRGLLPLFVERWQRETSSFDLPVGEVMITLDDVASLLHLPVVGDLHAFQPVHVDDVVQMPVELLMVPAKAARVETTQCRGPYVRLQWVRDIYERRCQAGHWKPAARVFLLHLLDCTLFANKSVTNVHVVFLEALRDLSQAGRYAWGVVVLYWIYEHFPSVAESTVDPDYDEDSPRACRWIATKKTVKSIRTPTYREHLDRLWILDVRWIPYGEHRPVRDFHMIPCYFGLLRWGPVVVYY